In Salmo trutta chromosome 24, fSalTru1.1, whole genome shotgun sequence, the DNA window TATTGCCAGTGCCAAAGCTTTAGACTACGCATCAGAACTcgtaaagtaactgtccagtgtttccagatttctataaAATGTGACCAATTATTTATAAAAATGCGAGGGAAATATTTTCCTTAAAAATAATAAAGTAATTAGGTGATGCGGGTCTGTACAGAAACAGAAGGGTGCGAGTGTTTACCGGTCATTGTAAATATTCATGCAAgtagaccactgattggccagctTAGCCAATGATGCAGGATGGCATCAttctctatgaggaaatagcctacattttaaaactgtctgtttgagatacaaagTTTGAcgttgtttaaaaaatatatatattctccaatttatgctttggccacaattACGAGTTTTGGATGAGTCAACAACAGTATTTCGGTATGAGGTAACAGAATATGCACGATTtccactggacagttactttaaagggGCAACAGCCCAAATGCATACTGTACTTTGTAATAGAAACAAATAAGCTGCAATTGGCAGGCTGaaggccaggcaccacaggctGTGCTTGGCCAGCTGAGGGCAGGCTGATGGCAAGGCACCACAGGCTGTGCTTGGCCAGCTGAAGGCCCAGCTGAAGGCCAGCTGAAGACCAGCTGAAGGCCAGGCACCTCAGGCTGTGCTTGGCCAGCTGAGGGCAGGCTGATGGCAAGGCACCACAGGCTGTGCTTGGCCAGCTGAAGGCCAGCTGAAGGCCAGCTGAAGGCCAGCTGAAGGCCAGCTGAAGGCCAGCTGAAGGCCAGCTGAAGGCCAGCTGAAGGCCAGCTGAAGGCCTTCTCAATAATGAGATAGGTTGATATTTTGATCCATAGTATTATTAAAAAGTAACATAAATTCAACTGGTAAACGTTGATTGTTGTATGATTAAGGGGGGAAATATTACCTTATGAGggtggtgcctggccttaaagCCACAGTCTAATGAATTCTGTTTGATTTTCCTTTAAGTCCCTTAACTCTTCCAGCGTGTTTTCCTTTGACctacttttagatttttactgTAAAGTGTATTGcaatttttaataaattattgaTTTGATAAACAAATTATTTATAATAATGTTACCCACAATTTCTTGATTATATCTAATCCAGTAATGATGAGTCGATTATTAACTTTAGAAATACGTTGACAAAGTTTTGCCAAAATGTCTAATTACCTCTAATCACTTAAATTACTTTATGACAAATAATGTAACCTTATTGTAAAGAGTTACCAAATATGATATCCTTTCAACATGTAAAAGATGACACAGTAAAGATTTATCATTAGAAAAAGTTTGATTTAATAAACGTTCTAACTGCAGTGAAAAGCAGTCATTTTGGGGCCACTCCAGCACTGGATAGCTACGCCGATCggaataatacattttcaaatgtaAACAAAATAAAATCTGCTGAGACATGTATTTCCTGTTTTTTTAAGGTATACAACAGACAAAGCGTACTAGGCAGAAATAGATTCATTTATATTAGTACACAACGTGTTAAAATATATCTATTAACGCATTATAGAACTGTGTTTTGTGACATTTTGTCAATATCCACTAATCACCTCTTCAATCCAGGATGAACAAATAATTGTTCATGTAAACACTGGGGTACTTAGGATCATCACATATTGTTGAATTAGTAAAAGCCACAATACCCTTCAAAAGCCTGCAGTACGACACTGCACTAagcctacacacactctctctctctctctctctctctctctctctctctctctctctctctctctctctctctctctctctaacaactgTGAAAGGGTAAAGGTTTAGCTCTATCAGAAACTTGTCCTCTATCCAGGGCATGATGAACAGTGTATTTATGCAGGAATGGATACCATTATGTTAGTACACTAGCATCAATGTACTTCCTGGTCCTTTATTCCTGCTTGTTTAAAGACATGTTGGCACCATATCCATGCAACACCTCTTTAATCCAGGGCATAAAGAAAGGGATTTTCATGAACACATGAGGATATTGGGAATCATCACATCTCTCAGCATAATTAAAAGCAACGATACCCTGTGCCTTGTTGTTACAAATAAGCGGTCCCCCTGAATCTCCCTGGAACACAGAACAACAGGAATTAGAGAACAGACATACAGAAGTGTGATTGTGAAAGGAGAATAAGTGAACACTTCAAAGGCTATTTTAGTGGTCCAGTACAGTAATGTTACAGATAAATAACCACTGCTTATCTGATCAACTAAAATCTGTACTGGTTGTCCTCTACAGCATGTTGGTTCTACTATTAATATAATCATTTGATCCAAATTCAATTTAGATACCTGACAAAATCCTTTCCCTCCGGTAGTACGAGTGCACATCATTTGTTTTTTGTCAAAGTATTTCTGCCACACGCTCTTGCATTCAGAGTTATCCTCCAACGTCACTGCTACTTCCATCAAAACGTCTGAACCCTGTTTGTTGTTTGAGTTAGTCTTGCCCCAACCAGCAACAGAGCATTTGGGGGATGCTGGGATACGTTCATCCTCCTTTGGGAGTCCAATGACCGTCACATTCTCGGTTAGACGAGCTGTGGTCTTTAACTGTaagaggaaaataaataaaatcagatAAAGTTATTATCTTCTATTTGTATAATTCAGAATTAACCTTGAATAAAACTGTATAAACATTCATGTCAGTGAAGATAATCAGTATCAATTGAATGCATTTCTTATAAGGCCCTGCATTCATTTAAAGTTGATACGAAATAAGTACATTAATATACTGTAGAAAGGAGACATTAGGGGTGTCTTGAAGATTACCTTCAGTAGCATGATGTCATAACTGATCTGCGTTGCATTCTCATGTAAGGGATGCCGATGATAATGTGACACCTGAATCTTTTGAAAACTCTTCTTCCACTTCTTTAAGTCATGGGCTCCAAGCACCACCATTAAAGGATAAGCACTAACAGAAAATCAAAAAGGGTCGCAAGACATAGAATGAAATAGAAGATGTCCTCAAGAGACGTAACAAGATGCAACAAAACATGCCGCATCTGGATTCATTTGTTGTCTATGACAAAGAAAGACTCACTTCCTTAAGCAGTGTGCTGAAGTCAGGACAAAGTCCTCCCAGATGAGCATTCCTCCACAAACATGGTGTCCTCTGTGTTGCAGAGAGACCATATAGGGCCTAGAGTGGGGTTTAGCTATCTTACCACCCACAATACCACTCTCAGAGGCTCCTTggaaggagggggaaagaggataTCATGTTAACTATGTCTTCTGGGACATACAAGGAGCAAAAAAACAACATCATTTGTGTTCAATTTGGTTAACAATTAGCTACCTCCTTTACTGTCTGCTAACAAGTGATTATTTTCAGAGAATAATCTGCTATACcgtcccactgtagctcagttggtagagcatggcgcttgcaacacctgggttgtgggttcgattcccatggggggccagtatttaaaaaaatgtaataaaatgtttgcactctactgtaagtcactctggataagagtgtctactaaaatgtaatgtaaatgtttactGTCTGCTACCAAGTGATTATTTATAGAGAATAATCTGCTATACCTTCTTTACTGTATATTACCTAGTGATTATTTATAGAGAATAATCTGCTGTACCTTCTTTACTGTCTATTACCTAGTGATTATTTATAGAGAATAATCTGCTATACCTTCTTTACTGTCTATTACCTAGTGATTAGTTATAGAGAATAATCTGCTATACC includes these proteins:
- the LOC115161401 gene encoding granzyme B-like isoform X3 — protein: MEGERRVGGCKCGLYKEKKPADSNHLDLCQSTTMYLYLLILLQLLSSTGASESGIVGGKIAKPHSRPYMVSLQHRGHHVCGGMLIWEDFVLTSAHCLRNAYPLMVVLGAHDLKKWKKSFQKIQVSHYHRHPLHENATQISYDIMLLKLKTTARLTENVTVIGLPKEDERIPASPKCSVAGWGKTNSNNKQGSDVLMEVAVTLEDNSECKSVWQKYFDKKQMMCTRTTGGKGFCQGDSGGPLICNNKAQGIVAFNYAERCDDSQYPHVFMKIPFFMPWIKEVLHGYGANMSLNKQE
- the LOC115161401 gene encoding granzyme B-like isoform X2 translates to MEGERRVGGCKCGLYKEKKPADSNHLDLCQSTTMYLYLLILLQLLSSTGASESGIVGGKIAKPHSRPYMVSLQHRGHHVCGGMLIWEDFVLTSAHCLRNAYPLMVVLGAHDLKKWKKSFQKIQVSHYHRHPLHENATQISYDIMLLKTTARLTENVTVIGLPKEDERIPASPKCSVAGWGKTNSNNKQGSDVLMEVAVTLEDNSECKSVWQKYFDKKQMMCTRTTGGKGFCQVSKLNLDQMIILIVEPTCCRGQPVQILVDQISSGYLSVTLLYWTTKIAFEVFTYSPFTITLLYVCSLIPVVLCSREIQGDRLFVTTRHRVSLLLIMLRDVMIPNILMCS
- the LOC115161401 gene encoding granzyme B-like isoform X1, encoding MEGERRVGGCKCGLYKEKKPADSNHLDLCQSTTMYLYLLILLQLLSSTGASESGIVGGKIAKPHSRPYMVSLQHRGHHVCGGMLIWEDFVLTSAHCLRNAYPLMVVLGAHDLKKWKKSFQKIQVSHYHRHPLHENATQISYDIMLLKLKTTARLTENVTVIGLPKEDERIPASPKCSVAGWGKTNSNNKQGSDVLMEVAVTLEDNSECKSVWQKYFDKKQMMCTRTTGGKGFCQVSKLNLDQMIILIVEPTCCRGQPVQILVDQISSGYLSVTLLYWTTKIAFEVFTYSPFTITLLYVCSLIPVVLCSREIQGDRLFVTTRHRVSLLLIMLRDVMIPNILMCS